From Corticium candelabrum chromosome 13, ooCorCand1.1, whole genome shotgun sequence, a single genomic window includes:
- the LOC134188466 gene encoding uncharacterized protein LOC134188466: MSEPKLAKNLPRRENPQQWSTVQRKSSTKRKPNDNGYAPLWKCDAFVIANFDDDCSKQFVRRLQTLFQSEDLACLTTADFVPGVTHNENLYNAMLFCKIVIVIGTRRLTQNKRVKTDVEMAVAYNINHTGNQVVPILLNKDEGLPPELNQITAILYNSSESDCDKTLISRIKKTLNYQKMSSIDDDSVSAANGTIIELQFPEDDENNEKQSLPTETQSNETVNPNSPNTRTTPEAQSLSFEQNNNQEIETTPPMSSDQDRKYNLNILEPFRSERCYDLIYRWAKVLYWICIMVGSVSIALSFSLSLLINPDTRFMLTLISRILLTIPMFIAIRRVNLYVSNAANVMTNERLEFQEPAVQQIGNHMVAENQMMNNVTDVKQILLCIQQFLCIVARVNFITAWLYPLTWALLLKQLGYFGREIYKGNGFWFVYICKATDFVILILVQGFLRTLIGIYHYERNLLVESHKLQQDPKSQELRNTMSSTATWLHSRINTTAKQITTFGLLLILVAIPVILWNHGITSLIKSSKEALNGYMTLMFWLILLEMLMHCPTRHMKTVAVLANALAVFALHFAFEQNPLVMESLTCFLPFVELRMLCLMSMFCLLLHCTTVLKTNNWPLPSFQLNEIRKRQAPLIIIAIVLLVCSTLLA, translated from the exons ATGAGCGAACCAAAGTTGGCGAAAAACCTGCCGCGGCGTGAAAACCCGCAACAGTGGAGCACTGTGCAGAGGAAGAGTTCAACGAAAAGAAAACCAAACGACAACGGATACGCTCCTTTAT GGAAATGCGACGCTTTCGTCATCGCCAATTTCGACGACGACTGCAGCAAGCAATTCGTGAGAAGGTTGCAAACACTATTTCAAAGTGAAGACCTTGCATGCCTAACAACTGCGGATTTCGTTCCCGGCGTGACCCACAATGAAAACCTctacaacgccatgttgttttGTAAAATAGTCATCGTAATTGGAACAAGGAGgctaacacaaaacaaaagagTAAAAACGGACGTCGAAATGGCCGTTGCATACAACATCAACCATACTGGTAACCAAGTTGTTCCGATTCTATTGAATAAAGACGAAGGGCTCCCACCAGAATTGAATCAAATAACAGCCATCCTTTACAATTCTTCAGAAAGTGATTGTGACAAGACGTTAATTTCTAGAATCAAGAAGACACTAAATTACCAAAAGATGTCTTCCATTGATGATGATTCGGTGTCAGCTGCAAATGGTACTATTATTGAGCTGCAATTTCCTGAAGACGACGAGAACAACGAGAAGCAGTCATTGccaacagagacacagagcAATGAAACAGTCAATCCCAACTCGCCAAATACTAGAACTACACCAGAAGCGCAAAGCCTATCATTTGAGCAAAACAACAATCAGGAAATCGAGACAACACCACCCATGTCTTCCGATCAAGACAGAAAATACAATCTCAACATACTAGAGCCATTTCGATCAGAAAGATGCTATGATCTCATATACAGATGGGCGAAAGTGCTTTATTGGATCTGTATAATGGTGGGAAGTGTATCCATTGCGCTCAGTTTCAGTCTCTCATTACTAATCAACCCTGACACAAGATTTATGTTAACTCTAATCAGTAGGATATTACTGACTATTCCAATGTTCATAGCAATAAGAAGAGTTAACCTCTACGTCAGTAATGCAGCAAATGTGATGACAAATGAAAGACTAGAGTTTCAAGAACCAGCAGTACAGCAAATTGGAAATCACATGGTTGCAGAAAATCAGATGATGAACAACGTTACTGACGTTAAACAAATATTGCTGTGCATTCAACAGTTCCTTTGCATTGTAGCACGTGTAAATTTCATCACGGCCTGGCTCTACCCTCTTACCTGGGCCCTATTGCTGAAACAGTTGGGATACTTTGGTCGAGAAATCTACAAAGGAAACGGCTTTTGGTTTGTTTACATATGCAAAGCAACAGACTTTGTCATTCTGATATTAGTGCAAGGATTTCTGAGAACTCTCATTGGTATATACCATTATGAGCGAAATCTATTAGTTGAATCACACAAACTGCAACAAGACCCAAAGTCACAAGAACTTCGAAACACAATGAGCTCAACTGCCACATGGTTGCATAGTAGAATCAACACCACAGctaaacaaataacaacatTTGGCCTGCTACTCATACTAGTGGCGATACCTGTGATCCTATGGAATCATGGAATAACCTCTCTTATCAAAAGCTCAAAGGAAGCCCTGAATGGTTACATGACGCTGATGTTTTGGCTCATACTACTTGAAATGCTCATGCACTGTCCCACAAGACACATGAAGACCGTTGCAGTACTGGCCAATGCGTTAGCTGTCTTTGCTCTACACTTTGCCTTTGAACAGAATCCCCTCGTTATGGAATCTCTCACATGTTTCCTGCCGTTCGTTGAACTGCGCATGCTGTGTTTGATGTCAATGTTCTGTTTACTGCTGCATTGCACAACAGTTCTAAAAACTAACAATTGGCCCTTGCCCTCGTTTCAACTCAATGAAATAAGGAAACGACAAGCTCCTCTCATAATTATAGCTATCGTATTGTTGGTCTGTAGCACATTGCTAGCATAG
- the LOC134188465 gene encoding crooked neck-like protein 1, with the protein MASGGVGARPGGKAVPKVARVKNKLPADVQITAEQLLRESKERQLEEVAAPPTQRITDPEELADYRIRKRKSFEDNIRKNRTVMSNWVKYAQWEESQREFQRARSVYERAIDVDHRCIAVWLKYSEMEMKHKQINHARNLWDRAVTILPRVNQFWYKYTYMEEMLGNIAGCRQVFERWMEWEPEEQAWLSYIKMELRYKETDRARAIYEHFVMVHPEVKNWIRYASFEERQGFVASARSVYERSCEFFGDDHMEEALYVAFAKFEERQKEHERVRGIYKYALDRIPKENAKELFKNYTTHEKKYGDRSGIENIVLSKRKFQYEEEVKANPSNYDAWFDYLRLMEAESQDVESVREIYERAIANTPPTQEKRLWRRYIYLWINYALYEELEAKDVDQTRQVYKAILNVLPHRQFTFAKVWLMYAQFEVRQKDLPAARKVMGTAIGMCPKPKLFKQYIELELQLREFDRCRKLYEKFLQFQPSNCTTWIKYSELENLLGDEDRARAVLELAVGQPVLDMPELLWKAYIDFEVSLKEDERARLLYERLLERTQHVKVWISYAQFEALQGNFQQARSIYNRGDKSIKDTEEKEARVMLLESWKEFESKDGDEEHQKRIESRMPKRIKKRRKVQTDDGTDAGWEEYFDYIFPDDSAAAPNFKLLQMARLWKQQQG; encoded by the exons CCTCCAACTCAGCGAATTACTGATCCTGAAGAGTTGGCTGACTATCGGATACGGAAACGAAAG TCTTTTGAAGACAACATCAGGAAGAATCGTACTGTTATGTCTAATTGGGTGAAGTACGCTCAATGGGAAGAAAGCCAGAGAGAATTCCAAAG GGCACGGTCGGTGTATGAAAGGGCCATAGATGTTGATCATCGTTGTATTGCAGTGTGGCTCAAGTATTCTGAAATGGAAATGAA ACACAAGCAGATTAATCATGCTCGTAATCTGTGGGACCGGGCGGTTACCATTCTTCCTCGAGTAAATCAGTTTTG GTACAAGTATACGTACATGGAGGAGATGTTAGGAAATATTGCTGGGTGTAGGCAGGTGTTTGAGAGGTGGATGGAGTGGGAACCTGAGGAGCAG GCATGGCTTTCGTACATCAAGATGGAGCTACGATACAAGGAAACAGATCGTGCACGAGCCATCTATGAACACT TTGTGATGGTCCATCCTGAAGTTAAGAACTGGATTAGATATGCCTCATTTGAAGAGAGACAAGGTTTTGTCG CAAGTGCGAGAAGTGTGTACGAGCGATCGTGTGAATTCTTTGGTGATGACCACATGGAAGAGGCTTTGTATGTTGCTTTTGCCAAATTTgaggaaagacagaaagag CATGAGAGAGTTAGAGGTATCTACAAGTATGCACTTGATCGTATTCCTAAAGAAAATGCCAAG GAGTTGTTCAAGAACTACACAACACACGAGAAGAAGTACGGTGATCGAAGCGGCATTGAAAATATTGTACTGAGTAAACGGAAGTTTCAGTATGAAGAG GAAGTGAAAGCTAATCCTTCAAACTACGATGCCTGGTTTGATTATCTTCGTCTGATGGAGGCGGAGTCACAGGATGTGGAGAGCGTACGAGAAATCTATGAACGAGcaatagcaaacacaccaCCAACACAG GAGAAGCGTTTGTGGCGACGATACATTTATTTGTGGATAAACTATGCATTGTATGAGGAACTGGAGGCGAAA GATGTTGATCAAACACGTCAGGTGTACAAAGCAATACTGAATGTATTACCACACCGACAG TTCACATTTGCCAAAGTGTGGTTGATGTATGCTCAATTTGAAGTAAGACAGAAGGACCTTCCGGCTGCCAGGAAAGTTATG GGAACTGCTATTGGCATGTGTCCCAAACCCAAACTTTTCAAACAATACATTGAGCTGGAATTGCAG TTGCGTGAATTTGATCGCTGTCGCAAGTTGTACGAGAAATTTCTTCAATTTCAGCCATCAAACTGCACAACTTGGATCAAA TATTCTGAGTTAGAAAACTTGTTAGGCGATGAGGACAGAGCAAGAGCCGTATTAGAGCTGGCTGTTGGACAACCAGTATTGGATATGCCCGAG ttaCTATGGAAGGCGTATATTGATTTCGAAGTGTCACTGAAAGAGGACGAACGGGCGAGGCTGCTGTATGAACGATTACTCGAGCGAACTCAACATGTGAAG GTTTGGATAAGCTATGCCCAGTTTGAAGCATTGCAAGGCAACTTTCAACAGGCCAG ATCTATTTACAATCGTGGAGATAAATCAATAAAGGATACAGAGGAGAAGGAAGCTCGGGTCATGCTTCTTGAATCGTGGAAGGAATTCGAG AGCAAGGATGGTGATGAAGAACATCAGAAGCGGATCGAGTCGAGAATGCCGAAACGCATCAAGAAGAGACGGAAAGTGCAGACTGATGATGGG ACTGATGCTGGTTGGGAAGAATACTTTGACTACATCTTTCCCGACGACTCGGCAGCCGCACCGAACTTCAAACTGTTACAGATGGCGAGACTGTGGAAGCAACAACAAGGCTAG
- the LOC134188527 gene encoding uncharacterized protein LOC134188527 codes for MEARRPEYRSRSRFRHLNNLGVPKRLRISRRATAVTHRSGHKPLSRGYDVFVVYNFHDSVSSKFVTETLKPILHKQRRSCRTLFDFGLGEGNGQKVNDVLKHSKLVIIIVSTPNIDKYGLHDDSWTAIYNRINEERCGIVPVLLEEREMLLQPLKGIIGIQYIRNKAHCNKNLSKDLKRALEFQDAYVKTPQASTTNADILSNESKQRVPDFHWAVEKVKEAPTNSETENDLSDLDELNEENSRSTSDTKHKYRLDIFEAFRSGAHYQMRDREKIITTICILLVICSLTANATLFLQSLYYGNSHTVFLTVITLVIRVLVTVSVALASKQVFTYLTMTQSKQTTRTYLDAVSVKQIGDHMIRRSLLNYKTVNTDEIFLCLRQALRSVVVCNLYTAWLYPVTMIVILHQLGYVSIVVHHNLSNSIVSLSQILNIAVMVIAQGFIRTMIGIHHYERNLLIESHRMLHNQKLENRTKPLVSSSKQLQERTSQRAAASLPVGIVICLCTLLITLLGPHSSIGPQTGVFPTRTKQFALLISWMLLVESLMSCPTRSMKITAVAINTTLASALIYSSWSMNYNPHFKRLPTHFLPFIELTVLCLLSAFYLMLNVQTSAKTMNWPLPTLKFKENIIKQTSLVVISICLLIFGVLLQKTVIQLW; via the exons ATGGAGGCGCGTAGACCTGAATACCGTTCAAGATCAAGATTCAGACATCTAAATAATCTTGGAGTTCCTAAACGTTTAAGGATATCTAGACGGGCGACAGCAGTGACTCACAGAAGTGGACACAAGCCTCTCTCCA gagGCTACGACGTGTTCGTCGTTTACAACTTCCACGACAGCGTGAGCTCTAAATTTGTAACTGAAACACTAAAACCTATTCTtcacaagcaaagaagaagcTGCAGGACATTATTTGACTTTGGCCTTGGAGAAGGTAACGGTCAGAAAGTGAATGATGTTCTCAAGCATTCAAAACTGGTTATCATCATTGTTTCTACTCCAAACATAGACAAGTACGGACTTCACGACGACAGCTGGACAGCCATTTACAATCGTATTAACGAGGAAAGATGTGGAATTGTTCCTGTCCTActagaagaaagagaaatgcTACTACAACCGCTAAAAGGTATCATAGGCATTCAGTACATCAGAAACAAAGCTCATTGTAATAAAAACCTTTCAAAAGACCTCAAAAGAGCATTGGAATTTCAAGACGCCTACGTAAAGACACCACAAGCTTCAACTACAAATGCTGACATCCTTTCGaatgaaagcaaacaaagagtGCCCGACTTCCATTGGGCAGTGGAGAAAGTCAAAGAGGCACCAACAAATTCTGAAACAGAAAACGACTTGTCTGACTTGGATGAACTAAATGAAGAAAATAGCAGAAGCACATCAGACACAAAGCACAAGTATCGGCTGGACATATTTGAAGCATTTAGATCAGGAGCTCATTACCAAATGAGAGATAGGGAAAAAATAATCACAACAATCTGCATATTATTGGTAATATGCAGTCTCACCGCAAATGCTACACTGTTCCTCCAATCACTTTACTATGGAAACAGCCACACGGTATTCCTGACTGTAATAACGCTGGTAATTCGAGTGCTGGTAACAGTCTCAGTAGCATTGGCTTCAAAGCAAGTCTTCACTTATCTCACAATgacacaaagcaaacaaacaactcgCACATATCTCGATGCAGTATCCGTCAAGCAAATCGGTGACCACATGATTAGAAGAAGCCTACTGAATTACAAAACTGTCAATACGGATGAAATATTTCTTTGCCTTCGACAAGCTCTAAGAAGTGTAGTAGTGTGCAACTTGTACACAGCGTGGCTCTATCCTGTGACTATGATAGTGATTCTTCACCAACTCGGATACGTCAGTATTGTCGTGCACCACAATCTGTCCAATAGCATCGTTTCTCTGAGCCAAATTCTAAACATTGCAGTTATGGTGATCGCACAAGGATTCATCAGAACGATGATAGGGATACACCATTATGAAAGAAACCTACTGATTGAATCACACAGGATGCTCCACAACCAAAAATTAGAAAACCGCACTAAACCACTCGTTTCATCATCCAAACAACTTCAAGAAAGAACCAGTCAGAGAGCAGCAGCTTCATTACCAGTTGGTATTGTAATATGTCTCTGCACTTTACTGATAACACTACTGGGCCCACATAGCTCCATAGGACCGCAAACAGGCGTCTTTCCAACACGGACTAAGCAATTCGCGCTCCTCATCAGTTGGATGCTTCTAGTTGAATCCCTAATGAGCTGTCCAACGAGAAGCATGAAGATTACAGCAGTTGCTATCAATACAACCTTAGCATCTGCTCTCATATATTCCAGCTGGAGTATGAATTACAACCCACACTTCAAAAGACTGCCTACACACTTTCTACCGTTCATCGAGCTAACAGTATTGTGTCTATTATCGGCATTCTACCTCATGCTCAACGTTCAAACGTCTGCAAAAACGATGAATTGGCCTTTGCCTACATTGAAATTCAAGGAAAATATTATCAAACAAACATCTCTGGTTGTAATCTCGATTTGTCTACTTATATTTGGTGTGCTGTTACAGAAAACCGTCATTCAACTTTGGTAA
- the LOC134189031 gene encoding uncharacterized protein LOC134189031, translated as MKSAAKNRQREVEKRQDKNELKSYQSVVTLSFYRLYDRLNANLYIKYGWFLIINVLITCEIFIIIAPMSLPKEDLAQFGLRCTLRFCLPLFLWSSLERLARQFRCCYHSDCRMLSICTKNVNERTHELDLKIELLLSLLFLVVLSVFGIRNGLPGRNELQDIFPAEALPYVYIADGSCLLFIALQIQLTIALMVFESKHVYQSSCPDTTVKRWSRIKGTIVVTTLGLFASAFARLFFKKRSAQTHVLTHLNWDALIGGGIMFLSTNSCRVFRLMASVALFVIMVLGDREKAADANLVHSALHLGGCAMMYNMISGGKMLYLWSDRFQNILYQLVAVTALAVIAADL; from the exons ATGAAGTCCGCCGCCAAGAATCGACAAAGAGAAGTCGAGAAACGTCAAG ATAAAAACGAGTTGAAAAGCTACCAGAGTGTTGTAACTTTGTCCTTCTACCGGTTGTACGATCGCCTCAATGCTAACCTATACATCAAATACGGCTGGTTCTTGATAATAAACGTTTTGATCACGTGTGAAATATTCATCATCATTGCACCCATGAGTTTGCCAAAGGAAGATCTTGCCCAGTTTGGCCTACGTTGCACTCTACGTTTCTGTCTTCCTCTGTTTCTCTGGTCCTCACTGGAACGACTGGCAAGGCAGTTTAGATGCTGTTATCATAGCGACTGTAGAATGTTGTCTATATGTACAAAGAATGTAAACGAAAGAACTCACGAGTTGGATCTAAAAATCGAGCTCCTATTGTCATTGCTCTTTCTTGTCGTTCTCTCTGTGTTTGGAATAAGAAATGGACTACCTGGTAGAAACGAACTCCAAGATATATTTCCAGCCGAGGCTTTACCATATGTATATATTGCCGATGGAAGTTGTCTGCTCTTCATTGCTTTACAAATTCAACTGACAATCGCCCTAATGGTGTTTGAAAGCAAGCACGTGTATCAGTCGTCGTGTCCGGACACAACGGTTAAGAGATGGTCTCGAATAAAGGGTACAATTGTTGTCACAACTCTTGGATTATTTGCTAGTGCGTTTGCACGTCTCTTCTTCAAGAAAAGAAGTGCACAAACGCACGTGCTGACGCACCTTAATTGGGATGCTTTAATTGGGGGAGGAATAATGTTTCTCAGCACTAACAGTTGCAGAGTGTTCCGCTTGATGGCCAGTGTTGCGTTGTTCGTGATTATGGTTTTGGGAGACAGAGAGAAGGCAGCAGATGCGAACCTGGTTCATTCTGCGCTGCATTTGGGAGGGTGTGCGATGATGTACAATATGATCAGTGGTGGGAAGATGCTCTATCTGTGGTCTGATCGATTTCAGAACATTCTGTATCAACTAGTGGCCGTTACGGCTCTTGCTGTGATTGCAGCTGATCTGTAA
- the LOC134188467 gene encoding NEDD8-conjugating enzyme Ubc12-like, whose translation MIKLFSLKQQKKEEETSGKSSSSHRRSSPALLRITKDLNELSLPKTCQTLFPDPDDLLNFRLVIMPDEGFYKNGRFSFCFKVGQGYPHEAPKVKCETMVYHPNIDLEGNVCLNILREDWKPVLTVNSIVYGLQYLFLEPNPEDPLNKDAAEVLATNRRLFEQNVYKSMRGGYVGSTYFERCLKN comes from the exons ATGATCAAGCTCTTCTCGTTGAagcaacagaagaaagaagaagagacgtcAGGCAAGTCTTCATCGTCTCATCGGCGGTCCTCACCAGCTCTTCTACGCATCACGAAAG ATTTGAACGAGCTGAGTCTCCCGAAGACGTGCCAGACGCTCTTCCCTGACCCAGACGACCTACTCAACTTCAGACTAGTCATCATGCCGGATGAG ggATTTTACAAGAACGGACGGTTTTCCTTCTGTTTTAAG GTTGGTCAAGGGTATCCTCACGAGGCACCGAAGGTCAAATGCGAAACGATGGTTTACCATCCTAATATCGATTTAGAAGGAAACGTATGCCTTAATATATTAAG gGAAGATTGGAAACCTGTTCTAACAGTTAATTCTATAGTCTATGGTCTGCAGTATTTATTTCTC GAACCTAACCCAGAAGATCCCCTAAACAaag ATGCTGCTGAAGTTTTGGCTACAAATCGACGGCTCTTTGAACAAAACGTTTATAAGTCAATGAGAGGAGGATATGTCGGGTCAACCTACTTCGAACGTTGTCTCAAAAACTGA
- the LOC134189037 gene encoding uncharacterized protein LOC134189037 — MLAKDLDRAYKFHENRLHSTSHLASREAFSNSGVTSRTGLGINKEKISTKSRKLKRHKISPDTISESGPSTDSNASASRSPKQFRLNLHSPFQTLEYLHGRAYVIKYIGIIPAIVYAPLTFFIYLSNYDSHDRTIPLEVIQILLGHFLLALLLIIVPYHLFLYLTKIGAEEEDAILLLCERTMKPIRKFLNAEGQMKHDVRNPRLIFKKLKQFLQSVARVNLITAWLYSLCMVAILWMVGHFDLRIENRHGHYWIAFYKILNAAAVVIVQGCARTLIGIHQYERNLLVDAHRMVHDARLINSDVILEAAQMLRERSFNRANKAFEFIVFLAIGILALSITTLTSTSSSVLDICYCLPTLWIIFSEALINCPKRHMKLIAVAINLIILACLIYAFNHFNVNNYQQMVEPLNFFLHGVTLRMLCLTAALQWLLHILTWFRIKNWPLPDPNFGKQWKTLAMTIVALSILLTLSLLPLH; from the exons ATGCTGGCTAAAGACCTGGACAGAGCCTACAAGTTCCATGAAAATCGTTTGCATAGTACGTCTCACTTAGCGTCACGTGAGGCTTTCTCTAACAGTGGCGTCACCTCACGCACTGGCCTTGGCATAAACAAGGAGAAAATCAGCACCAAAAGCCGCAAACTAAAGCGTCATAAAATCAGTCCTGATACTATCTCAG AAAGTGGACCGAGTACTGACAGTAACGCGAGCGCATCGCGATCGCCAAAGCAGTTCAGACTAAACTTGCACAGCCCCTTCCAAACACTCGAGTACCTCCACGGTCGGGCATACGTTATTAAATACATCGGCATCATTCCTGCAATCGTGTACGCTCCATTAACTTTCTTCATTTACCTTTCCAACTATGACAGTCATGACAGAACAATTCCTTTGGAGGTAATCCAGATCCTCCTCGGTCATTTTCTGTTGGCCTTGCTTCTGATCATTGTCCCCTACCATCTGTTTCTCTACCTGACCAAAATCGGAGCAGAGGAAGAAGATGCGATTCTCTTACTATGTGAACGCACTATGAAACCAATACGAAAATTCTTGAATGCTGAAGGCCAAATGAAGCATGACGTCAGAAACCCACGTTTAATTTTCAAGAAATTGAAACAATTCCTTCAAAGTGTTGCAAGAGTAAACTTGATTACAGCGTGGCTCTATTCTTTGTGCATGGTTGCAATACTTTGGATGGTCGGACATTTCGATTTAAGAATCGAAAACAGACACGGACATTACTGGATTGCCTTCTACAAGATACTAAACGCAGCTGCTGTTGTTATAGTGCAAGGATGCGCTAGAACTCTGATCGGAATTCACCAATACGAGAGAAACTTACTTGTTGACGCCCACAGAATGGTTCACGACGCCCGTCTCATAAACAGTGACGTCATCCTAGAGGCAGCTCAAATGCTGCGTGAGAGAAGCTTCAATCGTGCTAACAAAGCATTTGAATTTATCGTGTTTCTTGCTATCGGGATATTGGCGCTCAGCATCACGACTTTGACCAGCACGAGCAGCTCGGTTCTAGACATCTGCTATTGCCTTCCAACGTTGTGGATTATTTTCTCTGAAGCTCTTATCAACTGTCCAAAACGACACATGAAATTGATAGCTGTTGCAATCAACCTTATCATCTTGGCATGTCTCATCTACGCTTTCAATCATTTCAATGTAAACAATTATCAGCAAATGGTAGAGCCTCTCAATTTTTTCCTCCACGGAGTCACACTGCGCATGCTCTGTTTGACGGCAGCATTACAATGGTTGCTCCATATTTTGACATGGTTTAGAATAAAGAACTGGCCTCTACCAGATCCAAACTTCGGGAAGCAGTGGAAAACTCTGGCAATGACAATAGTGGCACTATCCATCCTGTTGACTCTCAGTCTGTTGCCACTACACTAA